A region of the Conyzicola lurida genome:
CACGAACCTGATCGACGACAAGCACGTCCCCCTCTACGGCGAGGGCAACAACATCCGCGACTGGCTGCACGTCGACGACCACACCCGTGGCATCGCGATGGTGCTCGTCGGCGGCCGTGCCGGCGAGATCTACAACATCGGCGGCGGCACCGAGCTCACCAACAAGGAGCTCACGCAGCTGCTGCTCGACTCGACCGGCAAGGACTGGTCGTACGTCGACCGCGTGCAGGACCGCCTCGGCCACGACCTCCGCTACTCCGTCGACATCTCGAAGATCCAGGCCGAGCTCGGCTACGAGCCGCAAGTACCGTTCGAGCAGGGCCTCGCCGACGTGGTGCAGTGGTACCGCGACAACCGCGAGTGGTGGGAGCCCCTCAAGGCCCGCGCCGAGCTCTCCTAGACGATGACCACCTACCTGATCGTCGGAGCGGGCGGCATGCTCGGCTCCGACCTGCAGACGGCCCTCGCCGGCCGTGACGTCACCGCGCTCACCCGCGCCGAACTCGACGTCACCGACGCCGAGGCCGTGCTCGCCGCGGTCGCCGGCCACGACGTCGTGATCAACGCCTCGGCGTACACCAAGGTCGACGACGCGGAGACCAACGAAGACCTCGCCTACGCGGTCAACGCGACGGGCGCGGGCAACCTCGCCACGGCAGCGAAGGCCGCCGGTGCGACGCTCGTGCAGGTCTCGACCGACTACGTCTTCGACGGTTCCGCGACGACCCCGTACCCCGAGAACACCCCGGTCGGACCGGTCTCGGCATACGGCCGCACCAAGGCCGCCGGCGAACGCCTCGCCCTCGAGGCCAACGCGGAGAACACGTACATCGTGCGCACCGCGTGGCTCTACGGCCAGCACGGCCCGAACTTCGCCAAGACGATGCTCACGCTCGCCGGTAAGCTCGACGAGGTCTCCGTGGTCACCGACCAGGTCGGCCAGCCCACCTGGACGCTCGACCTTGCCAAGCAGATCGTCGCCCTGCTCGACTCCGACGCTCCCGCCGGGGTCTACCACGGCACCGCGTCGGGCGAGGGCAGCTGGTTCGACTTCGCCGGCGCCGTGTTCGCCGGAGCGGGCCTCGACGCCGCGCGCGTGAAGCCGACCGACAGCTCGGCCTTCGTGCGCCCGGCCCCGCGGCCCGCGTACTCGGTTCTCGGCCACGACGCCTGGAGCGCCGCCGGCCTCTCGCCGATGCGCGACTGGCGCACCGCCCTCACCGAGGCCTTCGCGACGGGGGCTTTGACCGCTCCATGACCACGATGCGCGTGATCGTCGATGAAATGCTCGCACCGGTCCCCTCCGGCCTCGGGCGCTACACCGAAGAACTCACGCGTGCGCTCATCGAGTTCGCTCCTGCTGGGTGCGTCGTCGAGGGGATCGTCTCCGCCTCCACCGAGGCCGAGTACGCCCTCCTCGACGAACGCCTCCCCGGCCTCGGCACCCTCTACAAGACCAGCCTCGCCCGCCGTGAGCTGATCGCCGCCTGGCAGCACGGGTTCACCCGGCTGCCGGGCGGGGGCATGGTCCACGCGCCCAGCCTGCTCGCCCCGCTCGGACGCCACGACCGCCAGGACGGCTCCGGCCACCAGGTCGCGGTGACCATCCACGACGTGGCCGCCTGGATGCACCCCGAAACCCTGCCACCGAAACGCGCCGCGTGGCAGCGGGCGATGGCGAAGCGGGCGCACCGCTATGCCGACGCCGTCGTGGTGCCGAGCCACGCCGTGGGCGACGCTCTGCGCGACATCCACGACTTCGGCGACCGGGTCCGGGTCATCGGCAGTGCGGCCGGCTCACGACTCGCCGTGCCCGCCGACGCCGACG
Encoded here:
- the rfbD gene encoding dTDP-4-dehydrorhamnose reductase; translated protein: MTTYLIVGAGGMLGSDLQTALAGRDVTALTRAELDVTDAEAVLAAVAGHDVVINASAYTKVDDAETNEDLAYAVNATGAGNLATAAKAAGATLVQVSTDYVFDGSATTPYPENTPVGPVSAYGRTKAAGERLALEANAENTYIVRTAWLYGQHGPNFAKTMLTLAGKLDEVSVVTDQVGQPTWTLDLAKQIVALLDSDAPAGVYHGTASGEGSWFDFAGAVFAGAGLDAARVKPTDSSAFVRPAPRPAYSVLGHDAWSAAGLSPMRDWRTALTEAFATGALTAP
- a CDS encoding glycosyltransferase, which codes for MTTMRVIVDEMLAPVPSGLGRYTEELTRALIEFAPAGCVVEGIVSASTEAEYALLDERLPGLGTLYKTSLARRELIAAWQHGFTRLPGGGMVHAPSLLAPLGRHDRQDGSGHQVAVTIHDVAAWMHPETLPPKRAAWQRAMAKRAHRYADAVVVPSHAVGDALRDIHDFGDRVRVIGSAAGSRLAVPADADARADRLGLPPRYILTTGGLETQSGVEYLLAALALPGSTELPVVVIGPDDIGGLPVSEAAAAAGLPEGRVTVLGELSDGDLSVVLDRAAVLVYPSLTEGFGLGILEAFHFATPVVHSDTAALAELAADAGLSVAVGDLDGYPSRLAQAVGSVVDDPEYAARLGTYGQDRAGLFSWRSSAENVWQLHADL